A genomic region of Methanobacterium sp. SMA-27 contains the following coding sequences:
- the ilvN gene encoding acetolactate synthase small subunit — MDESRTHIISALVLHKPGVLQRVAGLFTRRGFNIENITVGTSEQEHLARMTIITKGDEKVLEQITKQLNKLIEVIKVRDLEPQITVKRELCLIKVHTANEKVRSEVIQYANIFRGRIIDVGPDTLTIEITGPPEKIESLIDLVRIFGIKEVARTGPTAISRGTKTM, encoded by the coding sequence TTGGATGAAAGCAGAACTCATATTATAAGTGCTTTGGTTCTTCATAAACCGGGTGTACTCCAAAGAGTAGCAGGTCTTTTCACTAGAAGAGGTTTTAATATTGAGAATATTACTGTAGGCACATCAGAACAAGAGCACCTTGCACGTATGACAATTATAACAAAGGGTGATGAAAAAGTTCTTGAACAAATTACAAAACAACTCAACAAACTCATAGAAGTAATTAAAGTAAGGGATCTTGAACCTCAAATAACAGTAAAACGAGAACTATGTTTAATCAAGGTTCATACAGCAAATGAGAAAGTGAGATCAGAAGTAATACAATATGCAAATATATTCCGTGGAAGAATAATTGATGTGGGTCCTGATACACTTACAATTGAAATTACAGGCCCGCCTGAAAAAATAGAATCCCTTATAGATCTTGTTAGGATATTTGGCATCAAAGAAGTTGCCAGAACAGGCCCAACAGCAATTTCAAGAGGAACTAAGACCATGTAA
- a CDS encoding acetolactate synthase large subunit codes for MKGGEAIIKSLTDQGVEVVFGYPGGVLLPLYDVLYDSDLKHILVRHEQCAAHAADGFARASGKVGVCIGTSGPGATNLITGIATAYMDSSPIVAIAGQVSSHLIGNDAFQEVDTIGITMPITKHNFQAMKAEEIPGMIKSAFYIAGTGRNGPVVLDLPKDVQEEEFDYDQAKDMDLPGYKPTKKGHPLQVKRAAELILNSKMPVILAGGGIILSNSSEELLKFSKLVEAPVTTTLMGKGSFPEDDQLSLGMLGMHGRKVSNFIVDECDCLIAIGCRFSDRTTGLISEFAKNAKIIHIDVDPAEIGKNVDVDVPIVGDAKIILNNLIKIISKDKNENKHQSAWLNHVLNFKKTCIPRLSFADDIPLKPQQVIKELYEAITDDTIVTTDVGQNQMWMAHYFTSRNPRKFISSGGLGTMGFGFPAAMGAKIAMPDNDVVAVCGDGGFLMVCQDLATIKEYDIPLVICVLDNRRLGMVSQWQKLFYNKRMSHTHLGQSPDFVKLAESFGVSAERVEKPGEMEVTIRNAIRSGEPYLIDVIIDPEEILPMVPPGRGITEIIGEYKTEQETPGEILYKPTGKEKGGD; via the coding sequence ATGAAGGGTGGCGAAGCCATAATCAAATCACTCACAGATCAAGGAGTAGAAGTTGTTTTCGGGTATCCTGGAGGGGTTCTACTTCCGTTATACGATGTATTATACGATTCAGATCTAAAACATATACTAGTAAGACATGAACAATGCGCAGCTCATGCAGCAGACGGGTTTGCAAGAGCTTCAGGTAAGGTAGGTGTATGTATTGGTACCTCAGGACCCGGTGCAACCAATCTTATAACTGGAATCGCTACAGCGTACATGGATTCTTCCCCAATAGTAGCAATTGCAGGTCAAGTATCATCACATTTAATTGGTAATGACGCGTTTCAGGAAGTAGATACTATTGGTATTACAATGCCAATAACAAAACATAATTTCCAAGCAATGAAAGCTGAAGAAATTCCTGGAATGATAAAATCTGCATTTTATATAGCGGGAACAGGTAGAAACGGGCCAGTGGTTTTAGATCTTCCAAAAGATGTTCAAGAAGAAGAGTTCGATTATGATCAAGCAAAAGATATGGATCTTCCAGGATACAAACCTACTAAAAAAGGCCATCCATTACAGGTCAAAAGAGCAGCAGAATTAATATTAAATTCAAAAATGCCTGTTATTTTAGCTGGTGGAGGTATAATACTTTCCAATTCATCAGAAGAACTGTTAAAATTTTCAAAATTGGTTGAAGCACCAGTAACTACAACACTGATGGGTAAAGGTTCATTTCCAGAAGATGATCAGTTATCGCTCGGAATGTTAGGAATGCATGGAAGAAAAGTATCAAATTTTATTGTTGATGAATGCGACTGCCTAATAGCAATTGGGTGTAGATTCTCAGATCGTACTACCGGTTTAATTTCAGAATTTGCTAAAAATGCAAAAATTATCCATATAGATGTTGATCCAGCCGAAATAGGTAAAAATGTTGATGTCGATGTTCCTATTGTTGGAGATGCCAAGATAATACTCAATAATCTGATAAAGATTATTTCAAAAGATAAAAATGAGAATAAACATCAAAGTGCCTGGTTAAACCATGTGCTGAACTTTAAGAAGACTTGCATACCTCGTTTATCATTTGCTGATGACATTCCATTAAAACCTCAACAAGTGATAAAAGAATTATATGAAGCCATTACTGATGATACAATTGTGACCACTGATGTGGGTCAGAACCAGATGTGGATGGCCCATTATTTCACTTCAAGAAATCCCAGAAAGTTTATTTCATCAGGAGGACTTGGAACAATGGGATTCGGGTTCCCTGCTGCAATGGGTGCGAAAATTGCGATGCCAGATAATGATGTTGTGGCTGTATGTGGAGACGGTGGATTTCTAATGGTGTGTCAAGACCTAGCTACCATTAAAGAATATGATATACCTTTAGTTATCTGTGTATTAGATAACAGACGTCTTGGTATGGTTTCACAGTGGCAAAAATTGTTTTATAATAAAAGAATGTCACACACACACCTAGGTCAGAGTCCTGACTTTGTAAAACTAGCAGAATCTTTCGGGGTTAGTGCAGAAAGAGTTGAAAAACCTGGAGAAATGGAAGTAACAATTAGAAATGCCATTAGGTCAGGAGAACCTTACCTTATCGATGTTATAATTGACCCTGAAGAGATACTCCCTATGGTGCCACCGGGAAGGGGGATAACAGAAATTATTGGCGAATACAAGACTGAACAAGAAACACCAGGTGAAATTCTTTATAAACCAACTGGAAAAGAAAAGGGTGGTGATTAA
- the purD gene encoding phosphoribosylamine--glycine ligase, with the protein MKILVVGTGAREHAICNAVKDAELYSIMSNRNPGISRISKFQISSEKDLIGVKKYALDNKIDIAIIGPEAPLEMGIVDELQAAGIGCVGPTKEAARIETDKAFMRDLFDTYKIGGSIVYKVFDSVEDTGDFIDEFGQDVVVKPVGLTGGKGVKIVGEHLEDGEAAKRYVKEIIDNKISGYAQVVIEERLIGEEFTVQAFVDGDKVVPMPAAQDHPHAYEGDQGPITGGMGSYSDKDGLLPFLDRKNYQDSVKIMQDTVNAIKKEVGPYKGILYGQFMLCKDGPKLVEYNARFGDPEAMNVLPLLKTDFVELCENIVDGNLKSADFKRKATVCKYIVPQGYPETGKAGQIINVDESKINQEGALVYYAAVNQKDDKIFTSASRALGLVGIGNTISEAEEICENVTKYVKGKVYHRRDVGTVKLIEKRIKHMNMLRS; encoded by the coding sequence ATGAAGATTCTTGTAGTAGGAACTGGAGCAAGGGAACATGCAATTTGTAACGCGGTGAAAGACGCCGAATTATATTCTATCATGAGCAATAGAAACCCGGGAATATCCCGGATATCAAAATTCCAAATTTCAAGCGAGAAAGATTTGATTGGAGTTAAGAAATATGCTTTGGATAATAAAATTGACATAGCAATAATTGGTCCAGAGGCACCCCTTGAAATGGGAATTGTAGACGAACTTCAGGCAGCAGGTATAGGATGTGTAGGTCCAACTAAAGAAGCTGCAAGGATCGAGACTGATAAGGCATTTATGAGGGATCTATTTGATACTTATAAAATTGGGGGGTCTATTGTTTACAAAGTTTTCGATAGTGTGGAGGATACTGGAGATTTCATTGATGAATTTGGTCAAGACGTAGTAGTGAAGCCTGTTGGACTAACCGGGGGTAAGGGTGTTAAAATTGTTGGAGAACATCTTGAAGATGGTGAAGCTGCTAAAAGATATGTAAAAGAAATAATAGACAATAAAATCAGCGGTTATGCTCAAGTGGTAATTGAGGAAAGATTAATTGGTGAAGAATTCACTGTACAGGCTTTTGTTGATGGAGACAAAGTTGTACCAATGCCCGCTGCCCAAGATCATCCTCATGCTTATGAAGGTGATCAGGGTCCAATTACTGGAGGAATGGGATCTTATTCTGATAAAGATGGTTTACTTCCATTTTTAGATAGAAAAAATTATCAAGATTCGGTCAAGATAATGCAAGATACAGTTAACGCAATAAAAAAAGAAGTTGGACCATACAAGGGTATTTTATATGGTCAGTTTATGTTATGTAAAGATGGACCTAAACTTGTAGAATACAATGCAAGATTTGGAGACCCCGAGGCCATGAATGTTCTACCTCTTCTAAAAACAGATTTTGTCGAATTATGTGAGAATATAGTCGATGGAAATTTAAAATCAGCTGATTTTAAAAGAAAAGCGACTGTATGTAAGTATATAGTGCCTCAAGGTTATCCGGAAACAGGAAAAGCTGGACAGATAATAAATGTAGATGAATCTAAAATAAATCAAGAAGGTGCACTTGTTTATTACGCTGCAGTGAATCAAAAGGATGATAAAATATTTACATCTGCATCAAGGGCACTTGGGCTTGTTGGGATTGGGAATACAATATCAGAAGCAGAAGAAATATGTGAAAATGTTACAAAATATGTTAAAGGTAAGGTTTATCATAGGAGAGATGTTGGAACTGTTAAACTCATTGAAAAGAGAATTAAACACATGAATATGCTCAGATCATAA
- the argF gene encoding ornithine carbamoyltransferase yields MKHLLSVTDAKKDIFEILELAGNFKEDPYGKKPLKNKTLAMIFEKASTRTRISFEVAMLHLGGNPLYLSASDMQLGRGEIIEDTANVLSRYVDGVMIRAIKHEDVLLFAQNSNVPVINGLTDKEHPCQSLTDIFTIFEHKNSYQVKMAYLGDGNNVCNSLLLTCALVGMDLTVVCPVGYEPDQEIFEKALMYAEETGSNIEITSNVRDGVKDADVIYTDVWVSMGDEAEKLQRLIDLNDYQVNMELLKRAKPDALVMHCLPAIRGQEITDEVMKSSQSVIWDQAENRMHVETAILFKLLNK; encoded by the coding sequence ATGAAACATCTTTTATCGGTCACTGATGCAAAGAAGGATATATTTGAAATACTAGAATTGGCAGGGAATTTTAAAGAGGATCCATATGGTAAAAAACCTTTAAAAAATAAGACCCTTGCAATGATATTTGAAAAAGCATCAACAAGGACCAGGATATCATTTGAAGTGGCAATGTTACACCTTGGAGGTAACCCTCTTTATCTATCGGCTTCGGACATGCAATTAGGTCGTGGAGAGATCATTGAGGACACTGCTAATGTATTATCAAGATATGTAGATGGGGTTATGATAAGAGCCATCAAACACGAAGATGTACTTCTCTTCGCACAAAACTCGAATGTTCCTGTTATTAATGGTTTAACTGATAAAGAACATCCATGTCAGTCATTAACAGACATATTTACTATTTTTGAACATAAAAATAGTTACCAAGTTAAAATGGCATATTTAGGGGATGGAAACAATGTTTGCAATTCACTTTTACTTACATGTGCTCTTGTTGGTATGGATTTGACAGTAGTATGCCCTGTAGGATACGAACCAGACCAGGAAATATTTGAAAAAGCTTTAATGTACGCGGAAGAAACAGGTTCAAATATTGAGATAACTAGTAATGTTCGTGATGGAGTTAAAGATGCAGATGTTATTTATACAGATGTTTGGGTTAGTATGGGTGACGAAGCTGAAAAATTGCAACGTTTGATTGATCTGAATGATTATCAAGTTAACATGGAACTTTTGAAACGTGCCAAACCTGATGCCTTAGTAATGCATTGTCTTCCTGCTATTAGGGGTCAAGAAATTACAGATGAAGTAATGAAAAGTTCCCAATCTGTTATTTGGGATCAGGCAGAAAATAGGATGCATGTAGAAACTGCTATACTTTTCAAACTCTTAAATAAATGA